DNA from Prevotella melaninogenica:
TGACTTGTCTCGTCCTTACAATTAATAAAGATTGGATGATGTGACTTCTGGAAACGCTCTAAGAAAGCTGCTATCGCCTTGTTTGTCAACGAAGCCTCTGTCTGATATACTTGGAAAATATTAGAATTTGTTTCAACATCATTGCCTGTTATAGAAAAAGGAATAACAAGTTTAATATCGTACGCACGGCAGAAGTCCGCCAATGGTTTTACCTGTTCTGAATAAAGAGGGCCAAAAATAACATCTAACTTTGAAGCATTTGGCTCAAGCAAGGTATTACGAATATCAGCACCCTTAGGTACATTCCAAGCGTGAACCTCTGTTGTAATTCCCTCACTCTTCAATTGATTAAGAGCCAACAAGATACCACGATAGTATTCAACCATACGTTTTCCATCTCCATCTTGATTGTGCAAAGGAAGCATAACACCAACTCGGATAGCATTAACAGCCTTTACTGGAGCCTGAGCAACAGTAGACTTTGCAGCAGCTTTCTTGTCCGTCTTACCTTTCACAGAACCATCTGGAAGGAAATCGCCCTCCTTTGAATATGGGACAAAGATTAAATCACCTTTCTTCAGTTCATAACCAGCCTGCTTCATTGCAGGATTAGCATCAAGAAGTTGTGGAATAGTAACACCATATTCTTTAGCAATACCAAAGATAGTTTCCTTACGTTTCACCTTATGTTGATCACGCCATTGAACACTTTGAGCCAACACGCTATAACTAAAAGTCATAGCCAAAAATAGCATAAGATATTTTAAATAATTTCTCATAAACATACTTTTGTTTTCAATCAGTAACAAATTACAACTGCAAATATACAAAAGAAATCTGTAATCAAAAGATGTAGAATGATAAAAAACACAAAAACGCTTACACCATTTCATTTATTATTACCAAATAAAGCATTCTTGTCTGAGTTTCCAATAATCTCTTAGCAGATATTATTTTACGACATCAATCACCCTTTCCTACCATTTTCTTTCATGATACTGATGCTCAACACCAGTGGTGCGAAGCATCAACACCAATGGTGCTAAGGCTAAGCACCAATGGTGCGGACTATTAAACACCTTACAAAATATTGTTAGAACTAAGCCACTTCGTTGTTAGAAAAAGAGTTAGAACACCCCACCCGAACATGACAGAATTGATATAAGCCTTCCTTTCTCAAAGAGAATACAATATTGTCAGTTCTTAAGAAGTGCCATAGCAAGAGAATATGCTATTTGAGTTTAGCAGATAGAAATACATATTATTATCCTATTCAGGCAGATAGATTTACTTGTTTGTATGGGAAAAATTGTGTAAATTTGCACGATTATACATTTTTCAAGGTAACATCAAACGAACTATTGGAATGAAACAATATAAATTTAGACTATTGGGGATGATGGTGTCTATGCTTTTCTCTTCTATAGCATGGGCACAAGATTGCCAACCCTCAGGTAAATATACCGATGCAAATGGTGAAACCAATACAATTGCCGCAGGTGACACTTATGTTGGTTCAGCTCCTTTGACGATTGAGTTCTCAGCCAATCCACCTACAACAAAGGACGCAGCAACCCATTACGAATGGCATTTCTTCAATCAACAGAATCCTCGCTCGGCTTTTCTTATCCGTTATGATGAGAATACCGAATACACCTTTACAGAGGCAGGAACAACGAGAGTAGTGCTTTATGAAATCCTGAATGGTGACACCACACGCTACAACGCTATTAGTTTCTCCATCAGTGAGAGTAGCCTACAGATGCCTAATGCTTTCTCACCCAATGGAGATGGTATCAATGATATCTATCGTGCAAAGCCTGGATATAAGAGTATTGTAGAGTTTAAAGCTATCATCTTTAACCGTTGGGGACAAAAGATATACGAATGGAACGACCCTGCTGGTGGCTGGGATGGTAAGTATAAAGGCAAAGATGTTGCCCAAGGGACTTACTTTGTCAATGTAACCGCCAAAGGAGCTGACGGCAAAGAGTTCCACATTCGACGAGATGTTAACCTCCTCAGAGGTTACACACAGTCGACGAGGTGATGTTGGATGGGTGATAGGTGGTGAGTGATGGGTGGTGATGAATAGTATTTTTCATCGGTGGTTATCATTAAAGAAATCATCAACATGGTGCTAATCCTCAACACCCATCAACACCCAACAATTCATCAACACCCAACATTCAACACCCATCACCCAACATTTAACACCCAACAACCCCATGAATGAGAAAATAGAAGTCTTCGGAGCCAGAGTACATAATCTGAAGAATGTAGACATAACCATCCCTCGTAACTCACTTACCGTCTTCACTGGACTATCTGGTTCAGGAAAGAGTTCGCTTGCATTCGATACTATCTTCGCCGAAGGTCAGCGTCGATACATTGAAACTTTCTCTGCTTACGCACGCAACTTCCTTGGAAACATGGAGCGTCCAGACGTAGATAAGATTACAGGACTATCCCCTGTCATCTCCATTGAACAGAAAACAACAAATAAAAACCCTCGCTCTACCGTTGGTACAACTACAGAGATATATGACTACCTCCGCCTTCTCTTTGCACGTGCAGGTGAGGCATACTCTTATATGAGCGGTGAAAAGATGGTGAAATACACTGAGGAAAAAGTGGTGGACATGATTATGTCTGATTATCAAGACCGCAAGATATATATTCTCTCGCCACTTGTTCGCAACCGTAAAGGTCATTATCGTGAGCTCTTTGAGCAGATGCGACGCAAGGGATACTTGTATATTCGTGTCGATGGAGAGATACAAGAGCTAACACGTGGTATGAAGGTTGATCGCTACAAGAACCATAATATCGAGGTTGTTATCGACAAGATGAAACTCGGTGGTACGGAGAATAACACGCTACGTGAGCGTTTGGCAAAGACCGTTTCAACGGCAATGAAGCAGGGAGAAGGCTTGATAATGATTCTTGATAACGAACGAGACGAAGCCAAGTACTTCTCTAAACGACTGATGGACCCTGTTACGGGCATCGCTTATAAAGACCCTGCACCAAACATCTTCTCATTCAACTCACCCGAAGGAGCCTGTCCACAGTGTAAAGGTTTGGGTGTGATTGATGAGATTGACTTGAAGAAAGTGATTCCTGATGACAAACAAGACATTTATAGTGGTGCAATAGTTCCTTTAGGGAAATACAAGAACCAGATGATTTTCTGGCAGATAGACGCTCTCTTAAAGAAGCATAATTGCGACCTTAAGACTCCAGTCAAGGATATACCAAAGGAAGCTATGGACGAGGTTTTGTATGGTTCTTTGGAAAAGTTGAAGATTGCTAAAGAGCTTGTACACACCACCTCCGATTACTTTGTGTCCTTTGATGGTATCATTAAGTATCTCCGTACGGTTATGGAGAACGATGATTCCTCAGCTGGAAAGAAGTGGGCTGACCAGTTCATAGCCGAAGCACAATGTCCAGAATGTCATGGTCATCGTTTAAATCGTGAGGCTCTATCCTATAAGATATGGGGTAAAAACATTGCTGACCTTGCTGAAATGGATATCAACGAGTTGAAAGACTGGGTTGATCATGTTGAGGAACACATGAGCGAGAAGCAGCGTACTATCGCCGTTGAAATCATAAAGGAGATTCGTAAACGTATAAACTTTCTACTCGATGTGGGCCTTGATTACCTTGCATTAAACCGTCAAAGTGCTACGCTTTCTGGTGGTGAGAGTCAACGTATTCGCCTTGCAACACAGATTGGTTCACAACTTGTTAACGTGCTCTACATTCTCGATGAGCCTTCTATTGGTCTTCATCAACGTGATAACGAGCGTCTCATAAACTCTCTGAAAGAGTTACGTGACATGGGAAATACGGTTATCGTTGTTGAACACGACGAAGACATGATGCGTGCTGCGGACTGGATTGTAGACATCGGACCAAAAGCTGGACGCAAAGGTGGTGAGGTTGTCTTCCAAGGGAAGCCTGCAGACATGCTCAAGACACACACACTCACAGCACAATACCTGAATGGTGAACGTGCCATTGAACTTCCTAAGGAGCGCAGAGAAGGAAATGGAAAGACCATACAACTCACAGGTTGTAAGGGTAATAACCTAAAAGACGTGAACGTTACCTTCCCACTTGGCGAACTAATTGTCGTCACTGGTGTGTCTGGTTCAGGAAAGAGTACACTCATCAATGAGACTTTACAGCCTATACTTTCACAACACTTCTATCGCTCTCTGAAACGTCCTATGCCTTACGGAAAGATTGAAGGCATTGACAACATTGATAAAGTGGTGAACGTTGACCAAAGTCCTATTGGTCGTACTCCACGCAGTAACCCTGCAACTTATACAGGCGTGTTCTCTGATATCCGCCAACTCTTCGTCAATCTTCCCGAAGCTAAGATTCGTGGTTATAAGCCTGGACGATTCTCTTTCAATGTAAAGGGGGGACGCTGTGAGACCTGTGGCGGTAATGGTTACAAAACCATCGAAATGAACTTCCTGCCTGATGTGATGGTACCTTGTGAGGTTTGCCACGGCAAACGCTATAACCGTGAAACCCTTGAAGTACGCTTCAAAGGTAAGTCTATTGCTGATGTGCTCGACATGACTGTCAACATGGCGGTAGAGTTCTTTGAGAACGTACCACAAATCCTGCCGAAGATCAAGGCATTACAGGATGTTGGCTTGGGCTATATCAAGCTTGGACAAAGTTCCACCACCCTCTCTGGTGGTGAGAGTCAGCGTGTCAAACTTGCAACCGAACTTGCAAAACGTGACACTGGTAAGACACTTTACATCCTTGATGAGCCTACTACAGGTCTTCACTTTGAAGATATACGTATCTTAATGGACGTATTACAGAAACTTGTTGACCGTGGCAACACCGTTATCATCATCGAACACAACCTCGATGTCATCAAACTTGCAGACTACATCATTGACATGGGACCAGAAGGTGGTCGTGGTGGCGGTCGCATGTTGAGCTGTGGTACACCAGAGGTTGTGGCAAAAAACAAAGAGAGCTACACTTCTCGCTTCCTTGCTAAAGTACTAAAGTAAGACATATTCTATAGGCAATAAAGAAAGAGTTTTCAATTCTTTTCTTTGGATAATTGATAAATTAGTCCTAATTTTGCCAAAGGACAGTAGTAAAGGACAGCTATACAACGGTACAGACTGGTCCTCCTTACTTTACAATCCATTAAGAAATTAACACATTGTCTATATCACCTAAAATTATGGATAAGAAAGAATACTTACGTTCATGGGCTGAAACCTACAAGAACGACCTAACAAACAACATTATGCCTTTCTGGTTGAACCATGGTTGGGACAAGGAGAATGGCGGTATATACACCTGCTTGGATCGTGATGGATCATTGATGGACACGACCAAGTCGGTGTGGTTTCAAGGACGATGGGCCTTCATCTGCGCTTTTGCATACAATAATGTAGAGAAGAATCAGGAATGGCTTGAGGCATCAAAGTCTGCCATTGACTTCATTGAGAAGCATTGCTTTGACGAGGATGGACACATGTATTTTGAGGTAACAGCAGAGGGTAAACCACTGCGTAAGCGTCGCTATGTTTTCTCAGAGACTTTCGCTGCAATAGCTTTTGCCGAATATTCTTTGGCTACAGGTGATAAGCATTATGCAGAAAGAGCGTTGCAGGTATTCCACGATGCACAGCGTTTCCTCTCTACCCCGGGCTTCCTTCCAGCTAAATATGAGGCAGGTGTAGAGATGCAGAGCCACTCTATCATTATGATTCTCATCAACGTTGGCTCACGTCTGCGTGCAGTGATTGACGACCCAACACTAACCCAGCAGATTGACGAGTCTATCTCGTTGCTCCGTCGCTACTTCATGCACCCAGAGTTTAAGGCATTACTTGAAACAGTCGGCCCAAAGGGAGAGTTCATTGATACTAATGCAACACGTACTATCAACCCTGGTCATTGTATTGAAACTGCATGGTTTATCATGGAGGAAGCTAAGTTGCGCAACTGGGATAAAGACTTACTCGACACCGCCCTCACTATCTTCGATTGGTCATGGGACTGGGGATGGGACAAGCAATATGGCGGTATCATCAACTTCAGAGACTGCCGTAACCTCCCACCACAGGACTACTCACAGGATATGAAGTTCTGGTGGCCACAGTGCGAGACAATCATTGCCTCCCTCTATGCTTACCTTGGAACAGGCGATGAGGAGTATCTCTATCGTCATCAGCGTATTAGCGAGTGGACATACGCTCACTTCCCTGACCAAGACTATCCTGAGTGGTACGGTTACCTACATCGTGACGGAACCGTTGCACAGCCTGCAAAGGGTAATATCTTCAAGGGTCCGTTCCACGTTCCACGTATGATGATTAAGGGCTATATGCTCTGTCAGGAGATATTGAAGACTATGGAATAGTCTGATATACCAAAAGATAAAATAAAAACTCCCATAACATTACCAGCAATGGCTTGTTATGGGAGTTTTTTATAATACTCATTATGACCTTTTTAGTCCATTGTCTACTGACGTATTAACGCCCAGCACACATCGTGCGGATGCTTAGCACCATATGTGCTAACGGCTAACACCAATGGTGCGGAGTACTTAATACCTAACAATAGGCTATTAAAATGAGTATTGTTTGTGGTTAGAGGAGAGCTTTCTGCCCTAAAATGGAAAGCCTTAGATAGTATTAAGAATACCCTCACAACCGTCTTCTATTAAATCAAGAGCTAAGTTAAAATCTTCAGCATCACCATAATAAGGATCAGGAACACAAGTAGCAGAAGGATGTTGAGTAAAGAAATCTGCCATTCGTACAACCTTTTCTCGTGCCGCTTCATTAGGTGCCTGAGACGTAATATTACGATAATTATCCTCGTCCATTACGACAATCTTATCGAATAGTTCAAAGTCTTTACGCGCATCGAATTGACGAGCACGGTGGTCAACACTATATCCACGCTGTCTACCATGTTCACGCATGCGCTTATCAGGTAACTGTCCAACGTGCCAATTACCAATTCCCGCAGAATCAATCATATATCGGTCTGCACAGCCTCGTTCCTCAACAAGATGTTGCATCACAGCATGCGCAGCCGGAGAGCGACAAATATTACCTAAGCAAATAAAAAGGATATTTATTTTATTACTGTCGTTCAATTGGTTATACATATATGTTTCTTTTTTAGTTTACATTACAGTTTACTCATTCTATACCAAAATCTTATTCCAAGATTCTCATACTACAAAGGTATTAAATATGGTGTTTTATCTATTATTCAATTATCTTTTTGATAGTAAATACTATCAAGCATTGCTGCCATATACTGACAAATTTCTTTTTCAGAATGAGATTTTGGACAGCTATCTTTATACCATACAGAAGTTTGTATTCGAGAAACGATTTCATCCCAATAAGAATCCATTGATAACGATGATTGAGAAATGGCAAATTCATTGCATAGTAACTTCCTATTACGGCTATTGATACATACAAATAAGTCAGGGCGTTTCATTGCAAGAAGGCGTGAAGCAAGTGCCACAGGTTCTTTAAATTCTTTCTTCCATATAGAACAATACTTCTTATACTGTTCAGCTGTAACCTCACCTTCTAAGGGTATAACATCAATAGCCTCAACAAGTTTTGTATTGTTATCAATGATAGCCTTCGTAAATATACCATTGCCAAAACAAGTACCAAAGAATCCCCAGTCTACATCTTCCATACCAGGTAGCTCACGTTGAATGCCCGCAACACATTTCCTTTCGTTATCTGGGAAATCCTTAAACGAACTATACTTGTTAAAAAACTCATGCGCTTTCTTCAGAATTTGACATCGAACTTCTACGCCATCTTTATCTTTCATCACCCTCCTAACATACTCTTCCCAACTAAGCGAATCTATGATTGCACCATACTTGGTAAGAGGAAACTTGTATTTGTCATAAAGATGCTCTTTCTTCTGTTTTTTAAATTTTGCTTTATACTTTTTAAAATCATCTGAGGTAAGCCGAGCTGATTGTTCCCAAACATTGTTGATATAGTCAGTACATTGCTTATAAAAGTCATTTTGTTTGTCTTCGCTGTTTATAAGAACGCATGCTTCCATGTTTAATCCAAATCCTCCCCCTGTGAAGTTTGAACTACCAATTATTAAACTCCAATCAGAAGAATTATTGTAGAAGAAGTAAAATTTAGGATGAAAAGTATGTGAACGTAATTCAAGGAAATGAACATTCTCATTAGACTTGAACCTGTTTATGAATTTTGGAGTTGTACGTGTGAAATTCAATCCGACAATCATCTTTTCTATCTTACTTTCATTCTGACATAGTACATCATACATGGAGCATTGGTCAGTTGCCCATGCTACAGCTATACAAACATGCTTAAATGAACAAATTAGTTTATTGAAATGCGCATTCAATGATGTTTCATTGGTTATTAATTCCATAAGATTCAATTTTAAAGAATAGTTAAAAACTTATTTTACCTCACTTACTCCAAACAATTCCTTTATCTCGTTTAGATGTTTTAAAGCTACTTCCCTACCCTGATAATAGGTAGTTTGCATCATTGCTGGGTCGTGTGAGAAATGTCCTATTGTTAGTTTTGCTTTAGGACGAAGCACTAAGGTATTAGGCTTCTTTTCTTCTTCACGAACGTATGCTAACTGCTCATTATACATGATATGGCGTTGCTCCAAAGCTTTTACGACACGGGGATGACGATGCAACCACATACGCATAAGAGGCATCAGTGAGTTTGGCTCTTTCACAAAGTCCTCTGGTTGAGTAAGAACAACCAAATTACGCTCATAGCCTTGCTCCTGAAAGAAGCGGAGAGGGATAGAATCAGCAATGCCACCATCCAAAAGTTTCTTACCTTCTACCGTCACAATACGAGCTGCAATAGGCATAGATGCAGAGGCACGAATATACTCTAAACAATTATTATCAACCTCCATCAGTCGCTTGTATTCAGCCTTGCCAGTCCCAACGTTTGTACATACAGCCCAAAACTCCATTGGATTCTCACGGAAGGTATCAACATCGAAGTAATCAATATGTCGAGGCATATAATGGTAAGCATATTCACCACCATAGTAATCACCTGTTGTTAAGAGTGAACGCAAAGAAGCATAACGCCAGTCGTTTGCCAACTTTTGATTGTATCTGAGCACTCGTCCTGCCTGCTTTGACTTCATATTACAACCAAAAGCCGCACCCGCTGAAACGCCAATAACGCCATCAGGCCATATGTTATTTTCCATCAGAACATCCATTACACCAGCAGAAAACAATCCACGCATGGCTCCTCCTTCTAATACAAGTCCTTTCTTCATAATGTTTTATCCTTTAAATACTGCCTTTTTATAATGTTATATTCTGATAATTAGAGATATAAACAATGCTATTGTAGTAAAAAAAAGGTTACAATAAAGGTAACACCTTACTTTTGTTTTCTCTTTGCCAATGCAGCAATAGCATCAAAACTGTAAACGAGTGTGCCACTGGTAAAAGTCGTTGTTTCAATCTTAAAAGAACGATATTTCCTAAGACATTCAACAAATGCTTCTGGAGTCTGAACGAAGGCAGAGTCAGTCTGCTTACTGATACCAGGCTTATAACTGAATCGTCCAATCTCCTCTCCATACGCATAGACACGAACATAGTTGGTTGTATCATAACTGTTACCCGCAAACTGTTCGCCATCACCAAGAATCATACATGCTTCAACACCTACACGTCCAAGATAACGTACACGAATGTTCATACGATTAGAAGGCGTTATCTGCGACTTCTTGTTTGGAGCACTCTGCATATTGGCTACTGCAGAATCGTTGAGATAGGTCCATGAAGAAACATACGTCCCATCGCCTGACAAATTACTATCAAGATCGACAGCCAACATAGTGTCGACCTGTGTTGTATCATAATGTCCTACTCCTCGCGAAGAACAGCCAGAGCAAGACATAAAAGCTACTGCAGAGATAGCCACAAAGACTAAGGGCAGTAACTTCATTGAATGTTGTTTCATCTTTAAGAAGCTAAAGGGGTTAAGGGAGTTAGAAGGAGTTTAGACATTATTTCCTAATCCTTGCTTTGGAAGTCAAGGGAGTTTAGTGAAAGGTATCAACCCCAACAATGATAATTGTTAACTAAACTCCTTCTAACTCCCTTAACTCCTTTAACCCCAGAAGACTATTAATATTCTCCCCATGCCTTAATATCAATGTCATCCAAGCTGACATTGCAGAAGGCAGAGATAAATGCACTTGCCAATCGGCTATTTGTAATCAATGGTACATTGAGGTCGATTGCTGCACGACGAACCTTATAACCATTGGTTAACTCACGCGGAGTAAGGTCCTTTGGCATGTTCACAACCATGTCTATCTTCTTCTCGTGTAAGAGATCGAGTGCCTGTGGATGTTGTCCTTCATCTGAAGGCATATACACACATGTATTCTCAATTCCGTTCTCTGCGAGATACTTTGACGTACCGACTGTTGCATAAAGTTCATAACCATGCTGCTTCAACATCTTTGCAGCATCAAGCATTTCAGCCTTCTGCTTTGCACCACCTGTTGACAACAAGATTGTCTTCTTTGGTATTCTAAGACCTACAGACAGCATAGACTTTAACAAAGCTGTAGAGGTATCATCACCCAAACAACCAACCTCACCTGTAGAACTCATATCAACACCCAATACTGGGTCAGCCTTCTGTAAGCGGTTGAAAGAGAACTGAGACGCCTTAATACCTACGTAATCAAGGTCGAAGAGATTCTTATTAGGCTTCTCAACAGGTGCTCCGAGCATAATCTTAGTAGCCAAGTCGATGAAGTTGAGCTTCAACACCTTACTAACGAATGGGAATGAACGGCTCGCACGGAGGTTACACTCAATAACGAGAATATCGTTATCACGTGCCATAAACTGAATGTTGAATGGTCCGTTGATGTGCAATTTCTTCGCAATCTGACGACTGATACGCTTAATACGGCGCATAGTTTCAACATAAAGTTTCTGAGGTGGGAACTGAATTGTAGCATCACCAGAGTGAACACCAGCAAACTCAATATGCTCAGAGATAGCGTATGCCAAAATCTCACCATCCTGTGCAACCGCATCCATCTCAATCTCCTTTGCATGTTCAATGAACTTACTTACCACAACAGGGTGGTCTTCGCTGACGTTGGCAGCCAACTGAAGGAAGCGAGTGAGCTCATCTCTATTAGAACAGATGTTCATTGCTGCACCAGAAAGTACGTAAGATGGACGTACAAGTACTGGGAAGCCAACACGGTCAACGAACTTATCAATATCGTCCATACTTGTCAATGCACTCCATTCTGGCTGATTGATACCATTCTCTGTGAGCATTGACGAGAACTTAGCACGGTCCTCAGCGTTATCAATATCCTTTGCTGATGTTCCAAGAATAGGCACATTCTCCTCATCAAGATACATCGCAAGGTTATTTGGAATCTGACCACCTGTTGATACAATCACACCATGTGGGTTCTCTGCATCAATGATATCCATAACACGTTCGAAGGTCAACTCATCGAAATAGAGACGATCACACATGTCATAATCCGTTGACACTGTCTCTGGATTATAGTTAATCATGATAGAACGATAACCCTGGCGACGAATTGTTTTCAATGCCTGAACACCACACCAGTCGAACTCTACAGAACTACCAATGCGGTAAGCACCTGAACCAAGTACGATAACCGAGTTGCGGTCATTAGGGAACGTAATATCAGAAGCTACACCAGCGTATGTAACATAGAGATAATTGGTCTGTGCAGGATATTCTGCAGCGAGCGTATCAATCTGCTTAACAACAGGAAGAATACCAAAGCTCTTACGTAAACGACGAACGATTCTCATAGCTTCGTGCATCTTCTTGCACTCTTCTTCCAGTCCAACAGCACGTGCGATTTGGAAGTCTGTAAAGCCATAAACCTTTGCAGTACGCAGAAGTTCCTTATCAAGTGTGTTGATATTCTTAGTCTTCAGTTCCTCATCAATATCTATAATATGCTTGAGTTTATTAAGGAACCAACGGTCTATCTTGGTTAGTTCGTGAATTTGGTCAACCGTATAGCCCTTGTGCATCGCCTTAGAAATAAGGAACACACGCTTGTCGGTAGGTTCACGCAACGCTGCATCAAGATCATCTATCTGCAATTCTTTGTTCTCAACAAAGCCATGCATGCCCTGTCCTATCATACGAAGACCCTTCTGAATGGCTTCCTCAAAGTTACGACCAATAGCCATTACCTCACCAACAGACTTCATACTTGAGCCTAACTCC
Protein-coding regions in this window:
- the carB gene encoding carbamoyl-phosphate synthase (glutamine-hydrolyzing) large subunit, yielding MKDESIKKVLILGSGALKIGEAGEFDYSGSQALKALREEGVSTVLINPNIATVQTSEGVADQIYFLPVQPYFVERVIEKERPDGILLSFGGQTALNCGVELDKTGVLKKYNVKVLGTPVKAIMDTEDRELFVERLDEIDVKTIKSEACEDIQQARVAAKNLGYPVIVRAAYALGGLGSGFAGNEDELNTLCEKAFSFSPQVLVEKSLKGWKEIEYEVVRDRYDNCITVCNMENFDPLGIHTGESIVIAPSQTLSNSEYHKLRALSIKIVRHIGIVGECNVQYAFDPESEDYRVIEVNARLSRSSALASKATGYPLAFVAAKLGMGYGLFELKNSVTKTTSAFFEPALDYVVCKIPRWDLSKFRGVDRELGSSMKSVGEVMAIGRNFEEAIQKGLRMIGQGMHGFVENKELQIDDLDAALREPTDKRVFLISKAMHKGYTVDQIHELTKIDRWFLNKLKHIIDIDEELKTKNINTLDKELLRTAKVYGFTDFQIARAVGLEEECKKMHEAMRIVRRLRKSFGILPVVKQIDTLAAEYPAQTNYLYVTYAGVASDITFPNDRNSVIVLGSGAYRIGSSVEFDWCGVQALKTIRRQGYRSIMINYNPETVSTDYDMCDRLYFDELTFERVMDIIDAENPHGVIVSTGGQIPNNLAMYLDEENVPILGTSAKDIDNAEDRAKFSSMLTENGINQPEWSALTSMDDIDKFVDRVGFPVLVRPSYVLSGAAMNICSNRDELTRFLQLAANVSEDHPVVVSKFIEHAKEIEMDAVAQDGEILAYAISEHIEFAGVHSGDATIQFPPQKLYVETMRRIKRISRQIAKKLHINGPFNIQFMARDNDILVIECNLRASRSFPFVSKVLKLNFIDLATKIMLGAPVEKPNKNLFDLDYVGIKASQFSFNRLQKADPVLGVDMSSTGEVGCLGDDTSTALLKSMLSVGLRIPKKTILLSTGGAKQKAEMLDAAKMLKQHGYELYATVGTSKYLAENGIENTCVYMPSDEGQHPQALDLLHEKKIDMVVNMPKDLTPRELTNGYKVRRAAIDLNVPLITNSRLASAFISAFCNVSLDDIDIKAWGEY